The Bacillus sp. F19 DNA segment GTAAACAGCCCGACATTTACGATTATGAAGGAGTACCGGGAAGGGAGACTGCCACTTTATCATATGGACGTATACCGAATGGAAGACAGCGATGAGGACTTAGGTTTTGATGAGTTTTTTGAAGGAGAGGGTGTCACTGTTGTTGAATGGGCACATCTTATTCAGGAGCAGCTTCCTCCGGATCGTCTTGGTATTCGTATCCTTCGTGTGGACGACGAATCCCGTGAAATTATCTTTGAACCTATCGGGAATCACTATTTAGGTTTATATAAGGAGCTTATAGATGAAAGCAATAGCGATTGATACGTCCAATTTGACGCTTGGTGTTGCCATAGTGGATGACACCAAAGTGATCGGAGAATTTGTAACAAACATTAAGCAGAATCATTCGGTCCGGGCGATGCCGGCGGTTGAATGGCTTATGCAGGAATGCGGAATCAGACCTGATGAGCTGGATCGTGTCATTGTTGCGGGAGGGCCTGGATCTTATACCGGCCTCCGAATTGGTGTCAGCATAGCTAAAACGCTTGCCTGGACGTTGAATATTCCGCTTGCCAGTGTTTCAAGTCTTGAGGTCCTTGCAGCTGGCGGAAGTTATTTTAATGGCTATATCTGCCCGATTTTTGATGCACGGCGCGGTCAGGTATATACAGGGTTGTATGAGTATGCAGATGGGGAGCTTATTAATAGAAGAAATGATCAAAATCTCCTGCTGTCTGATTGGCTTTTAGAATTAAAAAAGGAAGAGAAGCAAATTCTTTTCATCGGGAATGACGTTAGCCTGCATCAGGAGTCAATCGTTGAAGTCCTGGGGGATAAGGCAGTTTTTGCTAGTATGACCGAGCATAATCCAAGACCGGCAATGCTTGGGAAAATCGGCTTGATGAAAGAGCCTGAGGATGTACATGCCTTCGTGCCGAACTATATCCGTTTAGCAGAGGCAGAAGTAAAGTGGCTCGAACAACAGAAATAAGTGGGTGAGAAGGTTGAAGCAGGAACAGGATACAATCAAGATTCGGCTTATGAATGTAGATGACATTGATGCTGTTTATGAAATAGAAACACAATCCTTTGCTACACCTTGGCTGAAGGAATCCTTTCACAATGAATTAACTCAAAATCATTTTGCTAAATATCTTGTTGTAGAATTTGATCAAAAGATTATCGGGTATTGTGGACTTTGGATCATTATGGATGAGGCTCAAGTTACGAACATCGCCGTTTTGCCCGGTTTCAGAGGGAATAAGATTGGTGAAACTTTGCTGAAACAGGCAATCGGAATGGCAAAGGAGTATGGTGCGGGTAAAATTTCTCTAGAAGTAAGAGTCTCAAATCATGTAGCGCAATCTTTGTACACCAAGCTCGATTTTCAGCCAGGCGGGATTAGAAAACGGTATTATAC contains these protein-coding regions:
- the tsaB gene encoding tRNA (adenosine(37)-N6)-threonylcarbamoyltransferase complex dimerization subunit type 1 TsaB, which produces MKAIAIDTSNLTLGVAIVDDTKVIGEFVTNIKQNHSVRAMPAVEWLMQECGIRPDELDRVIVAGGPGSYTGLRIGVSIAKTLAWTLNIPLASVSSLEVLAAGGSYFNGYICPIFDARRGQVYTGLYEYADGELINRRNDQNLLLSDWLLELKKEEKQILFIGNDVSLHQESIVEVLGDKAVFASMTEHNPRPAMLGKIGLMKEPEDVHAFVPNYIRLAEAEVKWLEQQK
- the rimI gene encoding ribosomal protein S18-alanine N-acetyltransferase produces the protein MNVDDIDAVYEIETQSFATPWLKESFHNELTQNHFAKYLVVEFDQKIIGYCGLWIIMDEAQVTNIAVLPGFRGNKIGETLLKQAIGMAKEYGAGKISLEVRVSNHVAQSLYTKLDFQPGGIRKRYYTDNGEDALVMWVNLK
- the tsaE gene encoding tRNA (adenosine(37)-N6)-threonylcarbamoyltransferase complex ATPase subunit type 1 TsaE, with product MTKHTVKTNSPDETTKLAVRLGELVKPGDVITLEGDLGAGKTTFTKGLAKGMGIRKNVNSPTFTIMKEYREGRLPLYHMDVYRMEDSDEDLGFDEFFEGEGVTVVEWAHLIQEQLPPDRLGIRILRVDDESREIIFEPIGNHYLGLYKELIDESNSD